Part of the Temnothorax longispinosus isolate EJ_2023e chromosome 5, Tlon_JGU_v1, whole genome shotgun sequence genome is shown below.
ttaatatatttaatattaattattaaatattatatgatagatcaattaaataaaaattagaaatacatGCAAAATATAGACAAAGATTGAAGATATCATACCTTAAATCCTAAATCGCAGAGATAACGAAACTCGCGACTGTTCCAAATAACTTCTTTTGTTAAAGTAGGTTTTGCAGGATGTGCCCAGCTAGGAGTCGGATCCATATCAGAATCAACCCAGCTACCGGCAGGTCCCATAGGCTTTGGCTTGTGCGCAGTTGGACCACCCCAACCAGGATTTAGTGGAGGCTCGTTCCAAGTAGCCGGTGTCTTAGGATCATCCCAAGATGCAGTATCGTGCGGACCGTCTGTCCATGTTCCATTGCGTCCGCCTGGAGCCCCAGGATGGCCCCACATGGGATTACTTACATCTGGTTTCATTCCAGGTTGACCTGGCATTCTATTCTGAGGCATGCCTGGTGGACATTGCATGCCTGCAATAAAGAGCACGCAGATTAGTACCATTAAATGAAGCTTTAAGATGAAAAGTGTATTATATACGTTGTGCACATTGATTACTtctttcaacaattttttacaatataaaacaaaaaaaaattttgggaCGCTCCGCGAACGCGTACCTCCACGAGCCAAGTTTGGTGCAGGTATATCCTTCCAATGTGAAACCTTGCTACCTGGCATAGCACGTTGATTAGCAGCCGGATTTCCCCAGAGGCTTGTTCCGTCGTCATAATTGGGCACGTTACGTCGTTGCGTCGGCGGTGAAGGTTCCTCCCAGCCGGACGGTTTGCCGGGCATGATGTCCTTCGGTGGTTGTGCAGCCCATTGATTCATGTTCGACGGATTAAGCATCTTGGCTGGCGGCCCAGATGGATGTTGATGACCCATCTGATGATGAGGCGGGCCAGGTGGCTGAGTCCACATGGCGTCGGCGTTTGCGCCATGCAATCGCCCTGATATTCCACGTGGATCACCACGCATATCAGCCATTCGTGGATCGCGCGCCATAGGATCCATCACACGCATATGATCTCTGGGATCCAAGGACATACGGTGATCTCGAGGATCACGCATTTCTCGTGGATCCACAGATCGCAGGTCTCTTGGATCTCTATGGTCTATTCTAGGATCGCCCCAATTAGATCCTGTCACAATCAATGTTTCttgtaattacaaattacCTTCGTCATGTGCGATAATCATATCGATTTATAAGTAATCTTATCTGAACATGTGACAtgcatatttcattaaatctGCGTTAAATCTATTCatcacaattaaaaatgtacaattttatatatacagataatCACGAACAAATAAGGCAATTACTTATAAATCGGTATAGTTTGATTTTGCATTGCAACCAGTCATGGCTAAAATcatcaatttaaatttgtatacatataatattattcagtaaaaaaaatattctattatgcAAGTGATAGATCACATAAATTGATTTCGTTACATTTCTATATCCACAATGATAAGTATATGCAGAagcataaaacatttataatttcataatagataattaacaTAGCGTGTATAAACgggatataataaaataaaaattaagaaagaactaatattcaaagaaattattgtacttatattgtaaaatataaatactttatatttaatataaaaatataatactgtCGTTAATTTTATGCATATGTTTGGCTTAAGGTGAAAGCATCTAACATAGCACTTCCACACACATAAAAAGCATATTTCCATATAAACAGCATAACATTTCCTCAaacaaaagtaacaaaaatcgCCTGAAACTGATAGCACTTGCAAAGGCAAATATGCAAAATCAAATGAAAATCGCTTGAACTGTATCCCCccatttttatcttaaagCTTTGTGAATGCCGGAGTCTCTCTATTTAATTAACTagcaaatatataacatacacTTTCACTAAACATAAGCCGCAGCTGAATGTGTCAAaagcataataatataattaatgtattattttgcattacgTTCAACTGCGCAAATACAAGTGTAAGTTCTAATGTAGTTTGTGGCCaattatttatctcaaaaaatttaagaatatgaAACTTTGTTCAGGATTCCCCAATGTCGATCAAATGACTATGCAAAATACgtagtatatattatttcaccagaattcttctaaaatataaatcacaaaaataattttcttatattatatatatgtatgtgtattgcactttaataattttatatatgtatattgcactttaatatacattaagTAAAAGCGTTActttcaaagaatttttttttagtcttaACTACACCATACATACTAtcatatttgcaaaatattttaaagtaatgtTTATTTCAACTTGGTGGTTTCCCAATGCAGAAGTAATgttaagagagagaaagagaaagaatgtaacagagatattttaataaacttaattaCATCAAGTATTAACAAAGTAGGTATTATCTCTTTGTGctcagaataaaaaaaaaaaaaaataacagtaaGAATGAAAACGACATAATGTGTTTATAGTATGATAGTATTTTCTTCTATATTATCTACAGAGCTCTACTAATGCGTTATAGCAGCTGAACGAGACTCGGGTTTCTGAACATAGTCACATAAAGGATACGTTAGCAGTGCGCTAACAGGCACATTACAAACAGCTAATATAACACTAGAAAAATCAAGGatatttttcagtaaaaatcaaaaaatttggaaaaacatTTTGCCTATATAGATCTGGCATCTCCAGCCTTCACCAGCCTACCTCCCCACATACCGGCTTGGTTACCGGCGGCACCAGTCCACTGAGCTGCGCTCGGCTGTGATTGCGTTGGTGCACCGGTCCACATGTTGGATGAATCTGCCGTTTCGTCGTCTTCACCCCAAGTGCCGCCGATGTTGGTCGCAGGAGTATGGCCCCACGGTGTTTTCGTTTGCTGTTGAGGCGGCGGCTGTCCACCGTTACGCAGATTCGCCTCCCACAAATCAGTGCCGTTGTTCACTGGTGGTTTCCATATTGGAACACCGTCTTTAGTTATGCTAGGCTCGGGTGATGTCGGAACGTCCCAATTTGTATCTTGATTCACATTTTGCTGCACAATTATTCATATGTTAATATTGtcatatcaaatattatatgaaataaacaattggCAATCCATTAACAACTGCAAAGTTTAATGCTGCATACTTATTATTCTTTCACACGAAAAGTTCGTTGAGacgaataataaaagtaatctcAAGATCAATGTTACacttgtaaaatgtataatcatacatcaaatatattgtattttacttaCACAACCCCAACCGTCATGACTAAAGAGTGCTTCCCGCATTGTATTGAGTTGTTCGAGTTGCTGCTTCGTAGACGGATTATTAGTCGTTGATGTGTTGCCAATGCTTACAGCTCCTTGGGTAGGATTATTGGACTGATTGTTGTTTGCGCTTGAACCTGAAGATTGCTGTTGTTGAACGCCActactgttattattttgcacTGATGGATTTTGCCCAAGACCACTTGGGTTATTAGACTTTCCCTGAGACCATTGGTTATTATTCTGATTCCCTTGGGTAGGGTTATTTGATTGAGATGTTGGCGGACCAGATTGTTGATTCGATTGTTGATTGGGATTATTAACTTTACTCACATTACCtaataaatcaagaaataCAATTGTctttataaatcataaataaaaataaagtttaaaagtcGTATTCAGCTAATGCTCAAGTATTTTTTCTAGAGATTTATACTTATACACATCCAAAAcattcatatattttgtaatatattttaatacaattgtGTAATCTGTGtgtaatgtattaatattttaaaaatcttgacaattaaaatatttaacacaaatcaaatataaatataattcttatacgaaataatttaatttaaatattgaatactgaataatttgatttaaatattaaatgtcaaaaaatttgtatgtatgtttatGGATACTTtggatatatacatatattaagtctaagtttcttttaacaatatatgCTCTTACCCGGATTATTTTGGTTTCCAGGTGGTCcttgattttgattttgatttgGATTACCAGTGACAGATCGATTGACAGTATTTCCGCCCCAATTATTCGGTGCATTAGCACTACCGGGTGGGTTTCCGGGTGTACCGCCCCATCCACTCtgatttgtattattattatttggcGTAGTGGCTTGCGTTGTTCCCCAATTGGTAGCTCCTCCGCTGTTCAAGGAACTCTCTCCACCTCCTACCAACCGCAGTCCCATTGGTATGCCCCAACGTTGCTTGTAACTTGCAATAGGCTCGTTGTAGTTTTCATACAACTTCGATATACATTTGCGAGATAGGACGTCCAAGACAGATCGTAGTCGACGCCGATTAACTTCGTATTCGTTCATGTTCGTCTCGTATGTTCTTCGACAAGCAGAAACTAATGCACGCACATAATGCTTTAGGAGGTGACATATCGTAGTCGATAGAGAGAAATCTTCGTTGCCGTTGCATATGATGGCATTATCGTCATCGTTCTTACGACTTTGGTCGTATTTGAGAGTATCTCGGTGATATTTGCAGATCAACTGAGCGTCATCTTTCGATGTTGTAGTAGCCTTGAGCTTGTCAATAGCATAAATTTGCGCGTCTTTAAATTTAGTTGCGTCACAACGACACAAGTCATTCTTATTAAGATCATCTGTATGACTTAGCAACATATATTGGATACATATTTGGTCATTTTGGagtatattgaaatattccaaTCGCATTTCATTGTCGTTCGTGCGACTCTCCGCCCGAGATACAGGTACAACAATTGTTTGGGATGCGACGGTGGCTGATTGGCATGTAAGCGTCATCGTAGGCTTGCAGGTAGTCATTATAGGAATGTTGACAGTCAACTTAACTTGCTTACTGTTGTCAGATTCGTCAAGTCGAGCGGCATGAGATGTTTCAAATTTAACATTACTACACTTATCGCTGAACTTAGACCTAAATACAGACTTAATGGTAGAGTTAGATTCGCGATCGGTAGTGACCAATCCCCTATGTCTACTAATCTTAAAACAAGTGTTTAGAGGCTTATTGTTATCCTGAAATAAAAGAGCACCAACAGTATATATTGTTGCTTCGGTACAACTAATACCATCATTTTGAGACCCTAAGATCCTAACATTAGTAGTCATTACACTAGTCTTGTAGCACACAGCGATGTCAACAATGTCTCCGATAACATCTggattattattactaatattaatttcttcttcaatACTACCAACGTTACTGTActcgttattataatattcattataattattaccaaCGTTGTAATCAttacttttacatattattaatagtgGAACACATATGTGTTGCATCAGCTCGGTCACAGTGACATTACATAATGGAGAAATAGAAGATTGTACATATAGTTGTGTGAGATTTTTCAGGAAAGATCGCAAAGTGTGGTCAATTACTTCGTTTCTGGAAACGATAAGCGTAATGGAAGAACTTGCGGTGTACATCGCGAAATTCTGAGCGCAAACCGACACCGATAATAGAGAGTTGACATTCAAATGCGATTTCAAGAGGTGTCGTGCTATTCGGCAGCTCAGCAAAACTCGGATGTCAGAGTTAGAATCATCCAGAATTCTATCGTTTGCAAGCAGTCTAGAGATCTGAGCAAAACTGGTAACTAGGGCGTACTTATCACCTAGTAGTTTCATTCTATTCGATGTGGTGGTAGAATCGTCCCTTTTAATACAAAGTACCGGGATAACAGCAGCTATCTTGTCAAAGCCACCACTAAAGAGGAGGTAATGGTTACTGTAACTGGTTGAGCTGAGCAATATCACAGACTTGGAGTTGTTATTACTTACATAACTAAAATTAGCCttaaatttattgttgtcgCCTAGGTCAAGGCAGGACCCTAGTAAGGAGTAATTGTCATCAGAGTTAGGGAGGCGTAACAACCGTTGGGGACTATCAGACTTGGGTATCCTAACTAGGCTAGGTACCCCAACGGTGTAACACACTTCGTCCCTTTCAAAATTTACACTTACCCTTATATGTACCCTAATGTATACAGTACTAAAGCTAGTCTTATTATCACTTAATGTCTTACAAGTAGACTTAGAGTTATTGGCGGAGCTGCCCAGCTGCAGACCAAGCAAGCCCGGTGTGTTTTGCTTTCTGTACTTGTGATGATTATGTTCTGCATTgttgtgattatttattttattattattatcgcagATTTGAGGGTGATTTGTTGGGTATTTTGTGGTTGCTGGCGCCACTGACTGGCAGGCCTTACCTATGCCGGTTGAGTTGAACTCACCTGTAATTAGAATGTAATGTCGCGCTGTAAACGTCATTTGTCGTCAGAATTTCCAATATCTTTGTTCGATATATAAGCATTTATTCTCTTGGATattattggaaatatattttttaatccacAAGATATgaaaattactaataaaagaatatataaattatacaattaaatattaacaaaatgtttaacaaaacgttttatataatttaaatacgatatttatataaaaaaattaaattatttaactacTCATgcttttaatatcaattttctttataagtATTTGTCAGCTGagcttataattttattcagcTTTACAAcagttttcaaaataataaatacaatatataaatttctaaaagatatacttatttttgtacattaatacataaaacattaagtaaatataagataggcaaattcaaataatgtaaagtataggaatattactaaatatcattaaaatatttaatttactcaCCAGCTTGGTTCAGCAGGACGGTTGAAAAGTCATTGGCGGCGGTAGCTTCGGGATGGCTAATAGGTGCTGCCATCATGCTGCTGTTTGCTATCGATTCGATATCACAGTACCTAATGTGCTCTGATCCTTCCCCTTCCCCCACCCCATCCAGACTGCTTTCCTCTAATACTACTACATCCCCCTATAACACGTAAAAAACGTGACGTGTTTACGTTTGTTTCagaatgaaaatatttgtctTTAAACAAATGAGTGTAAgatcaataaataaacatgTAAGCTATGATGCAATAATGtgaaactaaaatattatgtatgtacaaagaTAAGATAAATCAAATCTCAATAATTGTTATGACCGTAGATAGTGATTTACGGATTAcaaataagtaagaaaaaaaaagaaacaacaaAGGTAACTTACTAAATCTACAAATAAGTCATaacaaagtaatttaatatatttgcagaTGTAAATGCAgataattatctaattatgAGTATCTACTCATCCAACAAAAAGTAGGAAATGACAAATAAGATAATGTTAACGGTAGAACGCGGTAGTAAGGAAGGTATGAGCGtgtttatatctatatataaggTACATATTCGTAAACCAAGTTCACTTCTTGGCTTTTTGTAGCTaaagttgaataaaaaatcttatctATCTGGATACTCATGCAACAAATGATGCAATTAATCCTAGATTGGa
Proteins encoded:
- the Gw gene encoding uncharacterized protein Gw isoform X3 encodes the protein MFPHNSSSHEISTETNAFVQNSMGDVVVLEESSLDGVGEGEGSEHIRYCDIESIANSSMMAAPISHPEATAANDFSTVLLNQAGEFNSTGIGKACQSVAPATTKYPTNHPQICDNNNKINNHNNAEHNHHKYRKQNTPGLLGLQLGSSANNSKSTCKTLSDNKTSFSTVYIRVHIRVSVNFERDEVCYTVGVPSLVRIPKSDSPQRLLRLPNSDDNYSLLGSCLDLGDNNKFKANFSYVSNNNSKSVILLSSTSYSNHYLLFSGGFDKIAAVIPVLCIKRDDSTTTSNRMKLLGDKYALVTSFAQISRLLANDRILDDSNSDIRVLLSCRIARHLLKSHLNVNSLLSVSVCAQNFAMYTASSSITLIVSRNEVIDHTLRSFLKNLTQLYVQSSISPLCNVTVTELMQHICVPLLIICKSNDYNVGNNYNEYYNNEYSNVGSIEEEINISNNNPDVIGDIVDIAVCYKTSVMTTNVRILGSQNDGISCTEATIYTVGALLFQDNNKPLNTCFKISRHRGLVTTDRESNSTIKSVFRSKFSDKCSNVKFETSHAARLDESDNSKQVKLTVNIPIMTTCKPTMTLTCQSATVASQTIVVPVSRAESRTNDNEMRLEYFNILQNDQICIQYMLLSHTDDLNKNDLCRCDATKFKDAQIYAIDKLKATTTSKDDAQLICKYHRDTLKYDQSRKNDDDNAIICNGNEDFSLSTTICHLLKHYVRALVSACRRTYETNMNEYEVNRRRLRSVLDVLSRKCISKLYENYNEPIASYKQRWGIPMGLRLVGGGESSLNSGGATNWGTTQATTPNNNNTNQSGWGGTPGNPPGSANAPNNWGGNTVNRSVTGNPNQNQNQGPPGNQNNPGNVSKVNNPNQQSNQQSGPPTSQSNNPTQGNQNNNQWSQGKSNNPSGLGQNPSVQNNNSSGVQQQQSSGSSANNNQSNNPTQGAVSIGNTSTTNNPSTKQQLEQLNTMREALFSHDGWGCQNVNQDTNWDVPTSPEPSITKDGVPIWKPPVNNGTDLWEANLRNGGQPPPQQQTKTPWGHTPATNIGGTWGEDDETADSSNMWTGAPTQSQPSAAQWTGAAGNQAGSNWGDPRIDHRDPRDLRSVDPREMRDPRDHRMSLDPRDHMRVMDPMARDPRMADMRGDPRGISGRLHGANADAMWTQPPGPPHHQMGHQHPSGPPAKMLNPSNMNQWAAQPPKDIMPGKPSGWEEPSPPTQRRNVPNYDDGTSLWGNPAANQRAMPGMQCPPGMPQNRMPGQPGMKPDVSNPMWGHPGAPGGRNGTWTDGPHDTASWDDPKTPATWNEPPLNPGWGGPTAHKPKPMGPAGSWVDSDMDPTPSWAHPAKPTLTKEVIWNSREFRYLCDLGFKKEDVEVALRNREMNREEALELLNQIRPVDQWRRHETHSGYDPTHQATTTPAYPRFNHVGQQMSFPPGGGVPSGATSGGVGGSVTSASLLKLQQQQQQQTAVPLQQQQPSTNTPQPPFNQASRASQNQPSTQQLRMLVQQIQLAVHEGYLNHQILNQPLAPQTLMLLNQLLQQIKVLQQLHQQHAVQNTMKGSNQSALQISVQITKTKQQITNLQNQIAVQQATYMKQQQQHPAPPSQASEYYKSSVHDPMSALQNSFSDLTMNKEPPVSQQQSRLNQWKLPCPIDKDGDLVSNEFSRAPGTTSKPPATPGGLTQSHSSPNMNPLLSQGDGTWSSRLGDSGWPDPSNSDSTDGKDWQPGGAAYTDLVPEFEPGKPWKGTQIKSIEDDPSITPGSVVRSPLSLATIKDTDTIFSSSSKTSPPPQAANPDTSIPSLSNSTWTFNPPATTPSAFTSTSKNTWGESAPPPTAVTSELWGAPMSKARGPPPGLSSKGATNASNGWGAGLGSVSRSSSSWGLQSSTVSNSSWMSTWLLLKNLTPQIDGSTLKTLCMQHGPVQDFRLYQNHGIALTKYSSRDEAIKAQGALNNCVLGNTTIFAESPGDNEVTAILQQLGHGGQQQAGGSGGAGWGLRSTNKAGPPPDTWGGSSSQLWGAPPTSNSLWSNAGIDNSDQQRATPSSLTSYLPGDLLGGESM
- the Gw gene encoding uncharacterized protein Gw isoform X2, producing the protein MFPHNSSSHEISTETNAFVQNSMGDVVVLEESSLDGVGEGEGSEHIRYCDIESIANSSMMAAPISHPEATAANDFSTVLLNQAGEFNSTGIGKACQSVAPATTKYPTNHPQICDNNNKINNHNNAEHNHHKYRKQNTPGLLGLQLGSSANNSKSTCKTLSDNKTSFSTVYIRVHIRVSVNFERDEVCYTVGVPSLVRIPKSDSPQRLLRLPNSDDNYSLLGSCLDLGDNNKFKANFSYVSNNNSKSVILLSSTSYSNHYLLFSGGFDKIAAVIPVLCIKRDDSTTTSNRMKLLGDKYALVTSFAQISRLLANDRILDDSNSDIRVLLSCRIARHLLKSHLNVNSLLSVSVCAQNFAMYTASSSITLIVSRNEVIDHTLRSFLKNLTQLYVQSSISPLCNVTVTELMQHICVPLLIICKSNDYNVGNNYNEYYNNEYSNVGSIEEEINISNNNPDVIGDIVDIAVCYKTSVMTTNVRILGSQNDGISCTEATIYTVGALLFQDNNKPLNTCFKISRHRGLVTTDRESNSTIKSVFRSKFSDKCSNVKFETSHAARLDESDNSKQVKLTVNIPIMTTCKPTMTLTCQSATVASQTIVVPVSRAESRTNDNEMRLEYFNILQNDQICIQYMLLSHTDDLNKNDLCRCDATKFKDAQIYAIDKLKATTTSKDDAQLICKYHRDTLKYDQSRKNDDDNAIICNGNEDFSLSTTICHLLKHYVRALVSACRRTYETNMNEYEVNRRRLRSVLDVLSRKCISKLYENYNEPIASYKQRWGIPMGLRLVGGGESSLNSGGATNWGTTQATTPNNNNTNQSGWGGTPGNPPGSANAPNNWGGNTVNRSVTGNPNQNQNQGPPGNQNNPGNVSKVNNPNQQSNQQSGPPTSQSNNPTQGNQNNNQWSQGKSNNPSGLGQNPSVQNNNSSGVQQQQSSGSSANNNQSNNPTQGAVSIGNTSTTNNPSTKQQLEQLNTMREALFSHDGWGCQNVNQDTNWDVPTSPEPSITKDGVPIWKPPVNNGTDLWEANLRNGGQPPPQQQTKTPWGHTPATNIGGTWGEDDETADSSNMWTGAPTQSQPSAAQWTGAAGNQAGSNWGDPRIDHRDPRDLRSVDPREMRDPRDHRMSLDPRDHMRVMDPMARDPRMADMRGDPRGISGRLHGANADAMWTQPPGPPHHQMGHQHPSGPPAKMLNPSNMNQWAAQPPKDIMPGKPSGWEEPSPPTQRRNVPNYDDGTSLWGNPAANQRAMPGSKVSHWKDIPAPNLARGGMQCPPGMPQNRMPGQPGMKPDVSNPMWGHPGAPGGRNGTWTDGPHDTASWDDPKTPATWNEPPLNPGWGGPTAHKPKPMGPAGSWVDSDMDPTPSWAHPAKPTLTKEVIWNSREFRYLCDLGFKKEDVEVALRNREMNREEALELLNQIRPVDQWRRHETHSGYDPTHQATTTPAYPRFNHVGQQMSFPPGGGVPSGATSGGVGGSVTSASLLKLQQQQQQQTAVPLQQQQPSTNTPQPPFNQASRASQNQPSTQQLRMLVQQIQLAVHEGYLNHQILNQPLAPQTLMLLNQLLQQIKVLQQLHQQHAVQNTMKGSNQSALQISVQITKTKQQITNLQNQIAVQQATYMKQQQQHPAPPSQASEYYKSSVHDPMSALQNSFSDLTMNKEPPVSQQQSRLNQWKLPCPIDKDGDLVSNEFSRAPGTTSKPPATPGGLTQSHSSPNMNPLLSQGDGTWSSRLGDSGWPDPSNSDSTDGKDWQPGGAAYTDLVPEFEPGKPWKIKSIEDDPSITPGSVVRSPLSLATIKDTDTIFSSSSKTSPPPQAANPDTSIPSLSNSTWTFNPPATTPSAFTSTSKNTWGESAPPPTAVTSELWGAPMSKARGPPPGLSSKGATNASNGWGAGLGSVSRSSSSWGLQSSTVSNSSWMSTWLLLKNLTPQIDGSTLKTLCMQHGPVQDFRLYQNHGIALTKYSSRDEAIKAQGALNNCVLGNTTIFAESPGDNEVTAILQQLGHGGQQQAGGSGGAGWGLRSTNKAGPPPDTWGGSSSQLWGAPPTSNSLWSNAGIDNSDQQRATPSSLTSYLPGDLLGGESM
- the Gw gene encoding uncharacterized protein Gw isoform X1, which produces MFPHNSSSHEISTETNAFVQNSMGDVVVLEESSLDGVGEGEGSEHIRYCDIESIANSSMMAAPISHPEATAANDFSTVLLNQAGEFNSTGIGKACQSVAPATTKYPTNHPQICDNNNKINNHNNAEHNHHKYRKQNTPGLLGLQLGSSANNSKSTCKTLSDNKTSFSTVYIRVHIRVSVNFERDEVCYTVGVPSLVRIPKSDSPQRLLRLPNSDDNYSLLGSCLDLGDNNKFKANFSYVSNNNSKSVILLSSTSYSNHYLLFSGGFDKIAAVIPVLCIKRDDSTTTSNRMKLLGDKYALVTSFAQISRLLANDRILDDSNSDIRVLLSCRIARHLLKSHLNVNSLLSVSVCAQNFAMYTASSSITLIVSRNEVIDHTLRSFLKNLTQLYVQSSISPLCNVTVTELMQHICVPLLIICKSNDYNVGNNYNEYYNNEYSNVGSIEEEINISNNNPDVIGDIVDIAVCYKTSVMTTNVRILGSQNDGISCTEATIYTVGALLFQDNNKPLNTCFKISRHRGLVTTDRESNSTIKSVFRSKFSDKCSNVKFETSHAARLDESDNSKQVKLTVNIPIMTTCKPTMTLTCQSATVASQTIVVPVSRAESRTNDNEMRLEYFNILQNDQICIQYMLLSHTDDLNKNDLCRCDATKFKDAQIYAIDKLKATTTSKDDAQLICKYHRDTLKYDQSRKNDDDNAIICNGNEDFSLSTTICHLLKHYVRALVSACRRTYETNMNEYEVNRRRLRSVLDVLSRKCISKLYENYNEPIASYKQRWGIPMGLRLVGGGESSLNSGGATNWGTTQATTPNNNNTNQSGWGGTPGNPPGSANAPNNWGGNTVNRSVTGNPNQNQNQGPPGNQNNPGNVSKVNNPNQQSNQQSGPPTSQSNNPTQGNQNNNQWSQGKSNNPSGLGQNPSVQNNNSSGVQQQQSSGSSANNNQSNNPTQGAVSIGNTSTTNNPSTKQQLEQLNTMREALFSHDGWGCQNVNQDTNWDVPTSPEPSITKDGVPIWKPPVNNGTDLWEANLRNGGQPPPQQQTKTPWGHTPATNIGGTWGEDDETADSSNMWTGAPTQSQPSAAQWTGAAGNQAGSNWGDPRIDHRDPRDLRSVDPREMRDPRDHRMSLDPRDHMRVMDPMARDPRMADMRGDPRGISGRLHGANADAMWTQPPGPPHHQMGHQHPSGPPAKMLNPSNMNQWAAQPPKDIMPGKPSGWEEPSPPTQRRNVPNYDDGTSLWGNPAANQRAMPGSKVSHWKDIPAPNLARGGMQCPPGMPQNRMPGQPGMKPDVSNPMWGHPGAPGGRNGTWTDGPHDTASWDDPKTPATWNEPPLNPGWGGPTAHKPKPMGPAGSWVDSDMDPTPSWAHPAKPTLTKEVIWNSREFRYLCDLGFKKEDVEVALRNREMNREEALELLNQIRPVDQWRRHETHSGYDPTHQATTTPAYPRFNHVGQQMSFPPGGGVPSGATSGGVGGSVTSASLLKLQQQQQQQTAVPLQQQQPSTNTPQPPFNQASRASQNQPSTQQLRMLVQQIQLAVHEGYLNHQILNQPLAPQTLMLLNQLLQQIKVLQQLHQQHAVQNTMKGSNQSALQISVQITKTKQQITNLQNQIAVQQATYMKQQQQHPAPPSQASEYYKSSVHDPMSALQNSFSDLTMNKEPPVSQQQSRLNQWKLPCPIDKDGDLVSNEFSRAPGTTSKPPATPGGLTQSHSSPNMNPLLSQGDGTWSSRLGDSGWPDPSNSDSTDGKDWQPGGAAYTDLVPEFEPGKPWKGTQIKSIEDDPSITPGSVVRSPLSLATIKDTDTIFSSSSKTSPPPQAANPDTSIPSLSNSTWTFNPPATTPSAFTSTSKNTWGESAPPPTAVTSELWGAPMSKARGPPPGLSSKGATNASNGWGAGLGSVSRSSSSWGLQSSTVSNSSWMSTWLLLKNLTPQIDGSTLKTLCMQHGPVQDFRLYQNHGIALTKYSSRDEAIKAQGALNNCVLGNTTIFAESPGDNEVTAILQQLGHGGQQQAGGSGGAGWGLRSTNKAGPPPDTWGGSSSQLWGAPPTSNSLWSNAGIDNSDQQRATPSSLTSYLPGDLLGGESM